The Medicago truncatula cultivar Jemalong A17 chromosome 7, MtrunA17r5.0-ANR, whole genome shotgun sequence genome includes the window GACACATCAATACgggataataatttgataaaataacataattcagtATAATTATAGGTGTtgtgtcggtgtcagacaccgATGCGTGTCCGACACCGGAACACACCTAATCTGAGGAGTTTCTCTGCTTtattcaaattcataaaaatcaaataaaagaatcaaaagtctgtttatttttaaacaacCCTTTCAGTTTTTACTGTGTATGTGAGTGGCTGAAAACAGGAAACACTAGAAGCAAACAAATACTAAAATGTTTAAGGTCTTAAATTAGAACTTATGCAAGATATTTTGATAAACTCATTGAAAAATTTAGTGCATACCTCTTCCTCAGATTTTGTTTTTGCATTTGAATTTGAACTAGGTGAGTCTACAGCTCTAGTTTTTAACCTCTCTATGATGGATGGAGTTGAAGTAGGGCTAGGACTGCTTGAACTAAGATAAGGAGGTGTGCTTTGAGTCCCCACATCTCTTGTCATTCcctctttcttcttttctgcatcgagataaacaacttaattaagcgcttattGCAGAAGCGATTATTacataagtgtttatgtataagttatttttataacaaaaaattaaataaagtcaaacaattttttatataagttgCTTTCGTAAGCTATCCTAGAGAGCTACCGGCTACcggaaataagctaaaaaaagtttatggaCATATCAtcagttgtttccataagctctatAATCAATCTcgaaaaatgtttatgttagcggataagcttaaataagtcaatccGAACATGGCCGAAGTCGAATTGGGAATCAAAAGCATATGAACCTGGAATTGGAAATTTAAGAGAAACATCTTCATGTGTGTAAATTGATGGCTTCATTTGAATATGTCTTGCAGAATAAACAAGAGGAGCAGACAttgtgattctgtttgttgagtTTCTGAATGATCTTCCACTAAGAGTTTTTGCTGATAAACATTCCATTGGCACCTCCCCTGAAAGTGGAttgcatatatatttttctgcTTCATTCCATTTTGAATTTAATGCAAACCCTTCTGGAGATAAACACTCCCAACTGTTATAGCTTACCCTTGCTTGTAATGCTGCATGAAATCACCATTTCATTTATCCAAAAACTTtagaccaaaaatataaaatatatgaaatcatAAGCATGCTATTTTAGTattggttttaaattgcagtcTGCAACTGCAATATTAAGAATTTTGAGGTCTCTGAAACGGAAATTTAGATCATATAGACCatattttccataattttgCTTCAATATAAAGATTTGCAGTGTAACCGCgaccgcaatttaaaaccatgattcTAGTTGACAATGCGGTTAAAAAGCACATATTTACCTTTAAGGGCAGTGGTGAAAGAATATGTTGAAGGGTCAATTTCATCtgcaaaaaaattgttgaatttgaGATGTAAAAGAAGTTAAAAACCATGAAATTCATGTgaattaaaatggaaaaaaagtAATGTACCTTTAAAAGGGTATCCAGGAGAAGAAGCAGTACTAGAAATGGTTATATTTGATCTTTGAGACCTTGTATCTTCTCTAAAGCTTCTCATATAAGAACCTGAATACCTTCTAGAATTGTTGTTACTCTCTCTAGTGATTCTTGCTTTCACTGACCATTCTCTCAAATTAAAATCTGATTCATCTCTTCTTCTTGAACTATAGGGATATGATTCAGCATTGTAGGCCATGAATGAGTTATGAACTCAAAAGAGTAGAATCTTTGTTGTGGAATTTGTGGAGGTTTGAAAGTAGGTGTTGGAGGTGCAAATAGGGACTAGAAAAGAGGTTTTTTAGAGTGAAGGTTTTTGTCTTGAAAAGAAATTATAGGTAGAATGTGCCAAAGTTCTAAGAGGAGAGTGTGTGACTCTTctaaattttggtttttagCTTTTTTTGAATCTTCAAAGTGCAATGACATGGttttaaatcaaaatatgtCTTTATATATTGAAAGtatctttgtttctttttttggtcTCTGCATTAAATTCATTGGACTACCTCTGTAAATTCCGTTCTTGGTTGACCCCTAATGTCCTATACCACATACTAggttagttttatttttcaattatatcatAAGATACCAATTATTAGATCCTGTTTTTTAAAGCTCAATAATTTTACACCTAAAAAATGACCACACTAGGTTAGTCCACTCATATTTTAACTTTGCATATAGACATCAAAtcatgttttactttttttcttcttcaagtaATCGTATTTGAGGCACTTTGAACATCTCTTTCAACTGATATTAAAATATTGGTTCGTCGTATTGCGGGACTAATCTCTTTGTTTAGACTACACCAACCATAGTAAAATATGGCAGGATGAATGTTTGGTTTAATCGTGTTGAAAGATGAATTTGAATGAACTGTTTGTACAAAactgattttgattaaaacgtaagagatttaaatttgaaaacacTCGCATAAAAGTAAGTTGGATAATAAATTTGAAACTAAACATCAAGTTTGAATGAAAAAGCTCCAAATTTAATTCGTCTCCTCTCCATATTTACTCAAAGACACTCaaacatttcaaaatcaattttaagtttcTATAATCAAGTTTTCCTCCTATAAAAATGAATTCGTTAATGCACTAAACTTATGTTTTCATGTGCTTACTTGTTGAAGAAagacaatgaatttttttccaCCTTCTCCCTTCAAATTCCATAAATTTTGGATGGTTCAATTCATGACATAAAGTCGTTGATATCACTATCCATCCAGCacacaattttttcatttgagacaatttttaaAACTTACAAAAAGGACTGATTGTTAGACATATATATCAAGGTGAATTTTCGCAATCTTCATGTTGGACAACGACTCTTCATATTTTCTGTTGGAGATTGTCACAATtgttagtatatatatataataacatctactctatgattttattttcattatttatttaattaattgagaTATTAACATTCTTATttttaagatgatgaatattttttaaagtataataaattccttaaaaaaaacaccaagtagtaaccaaaaaaataaataaaatatctctTCATTGCATCCGCCATATAATTGAATTGTATTTAATTTAAGTGGTTAAAGTGGATAGAATTTTAGATGAggattttaattcattttatataaGAGCTCCTTCTTTTAATGGGGTTGGGTGCATATATATACCATAacattgattaataaaataatttgaatgatTAAGGCAGGTGAGGATTAAATAAGAGAAAATTGAGAAcagaaataagagaaaattaaCTCATTACAACAACTCCTTATTTATGTTACCCTAATATACAAAGGAAAAGATAATTCGTCCGGTACAATACATTATAACatcaataaaaattgtttataacaCTGTCtccaaaatattaaattgaccATACAATAATAGTGGACCAACATTGATAGGTTACATTTCTTGTAGTTTTGTACATATTAAAACCAACATTAGCTTTAATGTACACCACTTTATTTGAAACTGATGATGCACCAGACTCACCAAACCATTGATTTCAGTTTGATATGACACGAAATCTTAATTTTGATTTCCTGTTTGGGAAACACCTCCATTGAGTTGCAGTCAGATATGTTAGATGtgtttcaaattaaaaacacaaacatAGAAAAAACACAAACTATCCCAGGAAGTTTCTTGATAGAAAAGAGATACATAAATGAGGTGGCTTTTAAGGTGGAGAAGTGTATCATATGATATGCGGTGGAACGATTGTTCGAGACTGTAAGTAGAAGTTTGTGGCGTTATTTATCTTCACAACTGAGATCATGACCAATTAGGAcgatttgttaaaaaacaagaaaaataaatattagtgTCTTGAAACTcaacttatatttatttttcttatttttattaaatcaacataaatcatgtCACAGTCTCAGTTGTAAGGATGTAGATGACTCTGAACTTTTAATTAAAGTCAGTGACATTGATCGTtgaaattttaaacaatttttaattatcGGTCTATCGTAAACCACATGTTACAATTACATCACTCCACTCTAGCAATTTTCCGTAAATGAAAGGTTTCTtctaaataataatttgaagtgaTAAAAGATAAATTAGGGATAGGTCATACATGCTTTGTTAACACTTATCAAGAAGACTAATGTCAGTATCAACTGCTAAAATGATTTAGTGCTTGTTTGGAGTGGTGTTTGACGAAGCAAAAGCATATCTGAGAATTGGAGCTTCCACATTAAAGTGGTTTTTTGCTCTAATTTTAAGCAAAACGTGATTTGCAGCCGCCCATCCAAACAGACACTTAGTGGGACACAAGCAAAAGGTGTATaatattctttttcaaattacaaatgAACTTATTGAAGTTTCCCTCCTATGACATCTCCAAATATGAGCACTACTTTGGTCTTTGTTGTAACCTAGTGAAAAGCCCCAATGAGGGGTGGGTGAACCCTTCTGATTATCACTGTTTTCTAAAGTCCATGTTACAACTGGAGAATAATGAATGAGATAGCATAATATCAGTTTGTACTGTTGGGTTGTTTTCAGTATAGGCTGGATGTGAAGATCAAAAGAGTGTAAAGGAATTGTTAAGGCTGTAAAAGTGAGAATGTCTTTGTGTGCATGTTAAACTCTTGTCTTAATCCAGTGAAAATGAGTGAGGTACCCTTACATTATGGAAATAGGTAGGTCCCACATAGGACCTCATCATGACCGTCAGTTTTGTCTGATGTGTATGCAAGGTAGGTATCAAGAAAGAGAGAGGTTCTGTTGATTGTCAGATCTGGGGTCCATTTAgttccatttattttataaagtttcttttcttttataggagatatatatgtatattttgtcCCCTACAAACTACTTAATAGTGACTTGTTTTATCTTTCAAATGAACTACTTAGGACGATTGTGGGAAAGAAAGAACATCAGCATCCATAACAGAAATCCATAACaagtaaaatagtaaaatagtGAATGATTGATGTGGTAAAAATGGAAAGaattttctatataaaattcAAACTTGGGAAGTGGGAACATAAAGAAGAATGTTAGTTTAGGTTCGTATTGTCGGTGAAAATGGCATAATCACAGTGATCCATCGAGATTTTGGCAAAAGCCACACTCTGGAGCTTCACAAATGCCACCGTAATTTTGCCGAACATACTGCCACTCTAGTTTTCACATTTCCACTGTCCAGCCTTTATGCTAAGCACACCCTAATCACTTCAAATATCTTCTCTTAAACAACTACTACAATCAAAATACGTAGGAACCAACTACGATGAGAACACTTTCAATGCATCCACTAAAAACTCAACCTTCAATCATATTTCAAAGAACAATTCGGGTAAGAAACAAAATAATCTGTCATACATGACATGTTGTATAACTAATAACCATATGTTCACTTTCAACAACCAGTACATATCAATAGTAGCCACAATCATATTTCCAAATAGCTACAAAAGTGGAAAGTCTAGGGAAGGTTACACCACAGATAAAATTCATACTTTCCAAGAGAGAGGTCTATCATATGACAAACAATTGGGATCAGaagtaatatattaataatcaagGTAACACAACCATGATGCTGATAATCAAATTATGACCAGGAGTAAAAGTAagacaacaaataataatacttcaacTGTGTTTGGAACATTTTGCTGCTTATAAAAAATGACgattttatataaaagaaactaAATAAAGTAACATTCTTGAAAGCTGAAGCAATACCTTCACAAGGAATTATGTCTTCTCCATCGTTTCAAAAATATGCAGCCAAGTACAGCAACTTGATATGAAATTAGAagatataaattacaaaatggAAGTATATAgcaattcaaaatttgaatcaaaagaCATAATTATGAGGCAGATTTGTTGAATggaaacaacatcaacaattttTGAAACAATACAAGTGTTAATTTAGTCATAAAAGCTAAACCACAGATTTCTATAtattattgataaattttaaactGTATGTCTCACAGAAAGCATAGATGACATTTCCCGCAACATATTAATCACACTTGGTTGTGCAGTGGAAGATGAAGGGCAGAGAGAAGAGAGGCAAAATCTGGCATCTGTGGGCAAGTAATCATCAGCAGTAAAATACAGGCGGGACAATTGTATAACAATAATAGAAATACATTTGGAAATTGTTCTCACAAGAAGAAGCTCAATCATCAACTTCAGCTTTAATCTCTTTCAGCAGATCATCCTTGTAATCCTCAAATGTTCCAGGGAAATTTCTGACAGTGCCATCTTCAACAACCCATATTTGACTCCGTTCTTCATCATCACAGACTCGTGATATCAATCTAGAATCATGACTAACAAGAACAACTCCACCAGTGAATTCATCCAGCGCATCAGCCAATGCATCAATACTTTGCATATCCAAATGATTTGTGGGTTCATCTAACAATAAAATGTGAGGTCTTGACATGGATATCGATGTGAATACCACCCGTGCTTTCTGCCCTCCTGATAGTTTGACAATGGGGGTAAGATGATTATGACTAGGTAGCCCATATTTACCAAGTTTTGCACGAACAGCCTCTTGCTTACTAAGCCCCTCCTGGTCTGGATGGAGACGAAGAAGGTACTGAACAGGTGTTTCATCCATTGTTAGTAGGTCCACAAAATGTTGGGAATATCTCCCTATCCTCAACTTCTGACTTCTTCGAACTTCACCTTCACTTGGAACCAAATCACCAGCTAGAAGATTCAGCAGTGTAGATTTTCCAGCACCATTAGGCCCAACAATGGCAACACGAGTCCCCATATCAATGCCAACATCAACATCCGAGAGTCTAAAATCCTCTCGGTTTGGGTAACTGAAGCTCACTTCAATAAGCTGCAGAAGTGGAGGTGTGAGTTCAGTAGGTTCGGGAAAGTGGAACTCCACGCTGTAGTCCCTCCACTTGTGTGGTACCTCTACTTGGGTCTCATCCTCATCAACCTTTCCCTTTCCCTTGCTTTTGCTTTTCGATTCCTTAGCTGCTGCAAACTTAGCTCTGTCCTTCACCTTATCTTGTTGAGCCTTGTTCCCGGTTCTTCTAGCTGCTTTCAATTGCTTGTCAAAAGTCTCATACTTCTTATTCGCTTCTCTACGACGCTGTTCATACCCACTCTCAAAAGCATCAAAATTTCCACGATAGAAATGAAGTTTCAAATCATGCAGATGAATAATCTCAGAGCATACTGTATTGAGAAAATCTCTATCGTGTGATACAACCACCAAAGTTTTTTTCCAACGACACAAATACTCCTCTAACCACAGAACAGCCCGCAAGTCAAGATGATTAGTGGGTTCATCGAGCAATAATAGAGTGGGTTGCACAAAAAGTGCTCGAGCTAAAGAAATTCTCATCCTCCAGCCGCCACTAAAGGATTTTGTAGGACGGCCCTGCATGTCCTTTGTAAAACCCAGACCAGCTAAAATCTTTGACGCTTGAGATTCAGCAGCATCAGACCCCATCAGTTGTAATTGTTCATACAGCTCTGCTAGCTTTTCTCCCGCATCCTCTTCCTCGTTAGTATCATTTTTATCCACACCttcttcaccagaagctgcatTTTGTAGATAAGAAACTTCTTGTCGAATTTTAATAAGTTCAACATTAGCTGAAACAACAGCTTCAAGCGCTGTTTTATCATCGCCAACTACCTCCTGCTCAACCAGAAGGACATCAATATTCTTAGGCACCGGTATCTTCCTCCAAGCAAGAAGCTTCAATAGTGTTGACTTGCCCATTCCATTCGGCCCAATCAAACCATACCGTTTTCCATGAGATATCTTTACAGAAGTATTCTTCAGAAGTTCTTTACCCCGAGCAGACACAGAAAAATTTTCTATTGTTATATCTTTGACATTAGCATCAGCACCATCGTCTCCATCAAGCACTGAAGCCCGACTTCCAATGACAACGGTGAAAGCATCACGATCATCCCGAAGAGCTTCTTTCTTTGCCTGTTCAGCCACATGGGCAGctaaaatatctttcttttcaCGCTTTTTCAACTCTTTTTCAGCAATAGACACCTCAAGTGGCTTCAAATCAGGCCTATGCTTTTCCTCTAGCTCTTCTTCAGACTCATCATCATCAGAGGGAGGAAGATCAATGTCATCAGTGTATGCAGAAGCTTTCGGAGCAGGTTTTGGCTTCGCCTTATTCGAGGATGCCTTTTTAGGCTTGTCAGCTTTTTCATCCATGCCTGCCAACATGGCAGAGACAGAAAATTTTTCCTTCTTAGAAACATCTTTGCTTCCTGGTTTAGTCTTTGTAGATGGTCCTGCATCCTCTGACTTTTTCTTACCCATTGTAGAAAACTGAAACAAGTGAAAATCTTATTAATACCATTCGTTCATTCAGATTAAAACCACAGCATCATTTATGGCCCCTAGGTTGGCATAAATAGCAGATAATAAATCAATCATATAGAATAGGAATCATGCATAAagtgaaaattgtatttaagggcctgtttggataaatagcttATTTGAAGCTTATAGCACAATTATCATGATAGgcacttatgtataagcttagataaactattttaatagcaaattataaaacaaagttgccttaaaaaaaattataaaataaagttaaactgTATTTGTATAACTATAAGCTGTATTCATAAGCTATCTAGGAgaagttatgaaaataagctgaaaagagcttatgaaaaatgcCATAAGCTGGTTTCAAAAGTTCTACCAAATAAGCTGTAAAAAGCATATGAAAAATGTCATAAGCTGGTTTCAAAAGTTCTTCCAAACAGTCTCATAAAACTTATAccaatagataagctcaaataagccaatccaaacaggccatCATTCAATTATTCAGATAAACTCTCATCATCAATTCTATGTCGGTTTATAACATAACTCTTTAAGTATAGCCTATAACCCTATCTTGGCATAAATAGATAAATGAATAACGTAACATAAACATAGTGCATAAAGGGTGTCTGTTTGGATAGCCTTATTTTGAGTTTATGCATTATTCATAAGATAGAgatataaataagtttttatgcaTTATTCATAAATGAAAAAAGCAACTTAggaagttacaattttttttactgagaGCTTATGAATTAGTGAGAATTTACGAATTATAAtaagagtttatttatttgcataagctattttttataaactcaACAATAAGCCAATCGAAACGGGCCAaagttcaaaattttcaaatgataCACGAAAAGAAAACACTTCCGTCAAACAAAGTAAGATAATTTCCACATTGTTTTTCAATCAATTTCCATATAATATCATCCTTTCATATAAACCCACATCATCATTCATATGTTAACATAAACAGATAAGAAACCAATCACAAAAAATAGGAATTATGATTAAAGTTGAAAACTTTCAATCAAAAACCGAGTACACTTCACACAAAACAGTTGTTACAAGATATTTGCAACATATTTATCAATCAATTAACCCTAATTCACTAATAAACAACACAATCCAACTCACTCacgcaatttttttaaatcaatcgTATAAACTAAGCATTgcacataaaaattaaaaatttcaaaacagaaTAAGATAATTGCAGCATAGTTTATGAATCAATTCATCCTAATTCCCTAATAAGTAACAGGATCTAATTCACATAAGCATTGATATATATCAAATTAAACAATTCTATGTTGCGAATCGGTGCGGAGTGGGGGGTATGTTCCTCTGTGATGCAATTCTGTGGAATCGTGGTAGAAACGAATCCACGAGAGAGGAAGCAGcatcatgaaaaataaaataaataaaaaggaaaaaaggaaaACCTGGAAGAGTTTGCGACTGCGTGCGGTGGTCGGCGGCGAAGTTCGGCGGTGTGTTTCCGGGAAATTGAATTTAGTACGACTCCGACTTGATGACTATGATAAAAAGCAGCAGCGGGAtgagttttgttgtttttagggttttaattgtttttttgacaaggtTGTTTGAAATGGGCTTCTTCGATAATAAAGATTTAACTTATATTATTTCTATTGtattggaatttttttcttacatcaatataatacaaatttaaatacagtaaaaacaaaaaagatgaatatgcgaacaaactcaAAACATTTTTGGTAATGGCATAAAACGACAGAGTATCTATGCTTACAAGTATGATTATATTCAAGTATATGGAATACTCATGTTGTCTCCGTATCTGCAACGCTGGCAACGCCAAAGTCATTGGTTGAGTCTGAATTTGCTCAAAGTTAATCTTTTcaacctaaatcaaataaataccaCACTAAGaaggaaaatcaaaacaaacaaagtcgTGCAAAGACgccgaaatcacaaaaaacaaattaaataagattataaatatgtgaaaataacttatttaactaaaagaagaagaagaagaaaaaacaattttgagaGGTGATTTTGAGTCAATTAACCTTATCGTCCATCTTTGatggatgaagaagaaaagggttgACAACTAGGGGttgggagggagggagggagagagagagagagagtaatgtATTGGAATTATTcatattataatatgatttaattaattttttaattaaagattTAAGTAATATtatacaaaagataaaattgtaattaaaaaaacccCTCAGTCGAGTGAAGGATAAGAAATGTCAGAGCAACCAAACGAGAAAGTTGAATCGTTCTCAAGGCCAATAACTCACAACATGGTAGTCTCAGATTCGATTACCTGTGGTGTCAAATTAGGTGGACTAGTTTAgcatcttaaaataaataaagggtaAAATGGAAAAAGGAAAAACTCAGACCaaattaatgtattttcttTAGATATAGGTATTTTTTGGTAGTGTTACAATGTAacgacagaaaaagaaaaagtaagaaGAGAGAGTGACGAAATTAAGTTCCAAGCTTATCTCTCAGAATGAGAGATTCCATGCCGGGCGGAGGGCAATTCCAGTGAGTAGAGTACCTTGCATGTGATCCTTTCTTAGCCGTAAAATCAACACACATGTTTTGTTCCCTAAGAACATGCACCAATGTTGTATTTCCATTTTCATGTAAAATATCTCGAATATGAAGGATGTTGGTAGTATAAGTGTGCAAGGTATGATCATGaccagggccggccctaggcatCGGCCGCGAGCGCAACGGCCTGGGGCCTATGTCCGTAGGGggccttaaatttttttatagggggtGGATAAAGCAAAGTTAAGGTTATAGACGGGGTGTATATAACAAATCGTATTAGAAGGGGCCATTTCTTAATAACAatagaataaaaacatttaGTGAATGCATCAATTAAGAGTTGGAATTCTGCTCTTTATCCAAACGGTTTTGCTCGTTCCCTAAGTCATGTTACGTATGTAGCCTTTATCTTACAATTAATTATCCACAGTGCACTGTGGTAGTTACATTTATGCAGAACGTGTTAGCATAGAAAATAAGGCTCTGGCTACGGTAGGCGACCTTAATGGGTCTCCTACCATAAGAgactacaattttattttattttagtttgtaAATTGGTTGTGAGCCATTGGATTTAGAAAGAACATTTTGAATGGCACAGATTTCTTTGCAGGTTGACCCACTaggataatatattttaatctttaaagtTGATCTTTAATAACTTAAATGATTTTGCAAACAATTTACGTAAAGGGTGTTATTATCaactatatacatcatttaatgaatgaatctaaaatgttagtttttgcttataatagtgaccggagggtgtactccaaacataaccctaattaatactactaattaatactagatgcatttattattattttttcaaacataaccctaattaatactactaatttacctttttttttttacgtttattTACCTTGGAATATGAAAAAGTCAAATTTGAATACACTACTAATTTACCTTATATCAacgtttattattattttttcaaacataactCCAATGCCACAGCAGGATACAAAAACACTTATTTGGATGCATCACGATGAAATAAcgttcaatgactaatcaatCTAAAATATCTTCTaaacaattaataatgtatgaGAGCTACcaattaataatcaaatcatgtgtGATAGcaatttttaatcactaatattagagttaattaagtttttggtccctataaatatctgcagttttgattttagtcgttataaaaataaatcacactttttagtccttacaaaaattttcgttagtgtttttagtccatgttaaattaaaatttgtttagttATGAAGAAATTGTGAAGGAAGATGTTCTTCGTTTCAATAAAGGCAAGGAAAAGAGGAAAGGTATTACTTTTGAACTACCCAAAATAACCTCAACACTCAATTTGTATATGTGATTAATATAATACTGATTACCTGCAACAACAGGTAACTAATACTGGGTTGACCTACACATGTAAGTTATAAgaccaacataaaaaaaaaaaaacttgtaaaagCATGTCATGCACCATACAAGATCCATAAGGGTCGTGTACCTTAAACGGCGCCAAAAAATAAAGGGGAACTAAAAGATTAGTTAGAGAAATATCTTGCATAAATCGGAGGAAACACGGATAGAGGGGGGAATAATGATGGGTTTCTTTTTAATAACTTGACACAGTTCACAtttctttcaagaaaaaaaatccatttaaaTGTTGCAGTTAATTCTTTTGATAAGGAGCTCTAAGGAACTTTGGCTTATTAGGCTTGTACATGAACTTTGTTTGGTGATATGTAACTATATAGTGTTTCagcaaaatgaaaatgaaaagctGCAAGTTTTAAAAAGCGGGACTTAACTCCCGTGAAATTTTTTCACGTATGGACAATTTCAAAAATTCACATGAGAACAAACAAAATGATTTGGATAAAGAACATAATTTTAACCGTTGTtagaaaacaaacaatttaagaCTATTTATCAGTCATAATGCCATAATTATATTAGCATTATGAAAGAAGGAAATCGTAGACTCTAGTTTTATCTCACACGTTTGTCTCATCTTGTCTTTAGTgaataaataatcatatttttcatttgagtaaattacactccctcctctcaaagatgtttgaatttcACTACCctcctctcttatgttaaaatatacacttttcTCCCCtcattcaaaacatattagaaaacatttctctcccctcccctaagagaagcttgaattacattttcttcttctcttatgttaaaatctacattttactccttcaatatatttttattttatttctaataatatagcaaaataataataatttaacacacatcggaaa containing:
- the LOC25497648 gene encoding uncharacterized protein; amino-acid sequence: MAYNAESYPYSSRRRDESDFNLREWSVKARITRESNNNSRRYSGSYMRSFREDTRSQRSNITISSTASSPGYPFKDEIDPSTYSFTTALKALQARVSYNSWECLSPEGFALNSKWNEAEKYICNPLSGEVPMECLSAKTLSGRSFRNSTNRITMSAPLVYSARHIQMKPSIYTHEDVSLKFPIPEKKKEGMTRDVGTQSTPPYLSSSSPSPTSTPSIIERLKTRAVDSPSSNSNAKTKSEEEVEVKDNCETWETKREKSEWRKKEEKQLCKQIGCFSWMMKKKRHRERNKDDKERRPSFSLITSKGC
- the LOC25497649 gene encoding ABC transporter F family member 4; translation: MGKKKSEDAGPSTKTKPGSKDVSKKEKFSVSAMLAGMDEKADKPKKASSNKAKPKPAPKASAYTDDIDLPPSDDDESEEELEEKHRPDLKPLEVSIAEKELKKREKKDILAAHVAEQAKKEALRDDRDAFTVVIGSRASVLDGDDGADANVKDITIENFSVSARGKELLKNTSVKISHGKRYGLIGPNGMGKSTLLKLLAWRKIPVPKNIDVLLVEQEVVGDDKTALEAVVSANVELIKIRQEVSYLQNAASGEEGVDKNDTNEEEDAGEKLAELYEQLQLMGSDAAESQASKILAGLGFTKDMQGRPTKSFSGGWRMRISLARALFVQPTLLLLDEPTNHLDLRAVLWLEEYLCRWKKTLVVVSHDRDFLNTVCSEIIHLHDLKLHFYRGNFDAFESGYEQRRREANKKYETFDKQLKAARRTGNKAQQDKVKDRAKFAAAKESKSKSKGKGKVDEDETQVEVPHKWRDYSVEFHFPEPTELTPPLLQLIEVSFSYPNREDFRLSDVDVGIDMGTRVAIVGPNGAGKSTLLNLLAGDLVPSEGEVRRSQKLRIGRYSQHFVDLLTMDETPVQYLLRLHPDQEGLSKQEAVRAKLGKYGLPSHNHLTPIVKLSGGQKARVVFTSISMSRPHILLLDEPTNHLDMQSIDALADALDEFTGGVVLVSHDSRLISRVCDDEERSQIWVVEDGTVRNFPGTFEDYKDDLLKEIKAEVDD